CGGACGCGGGAACTTGTCCGAGCCGACCGGGCGGATCCGCTCGGGATCGAGGCCGCTGAGCCGGAAGGTCTCACGCGCCAGACCGCACCATGTGGTGCGGCCGGCCGCCGTGCCGTGGTAGATGCCGGCCGGTGCCTGTCCGGTCAGCGCGGCACTGCCGAGGGCGGCCAGCTGCCGGGCGAGCGCCCGGGACCATGTCGGCTGGCCGTGCTGGTCGGCCACCACGTCCAAGGTCTCGTGCCGGGACGCGAGTTCGAGCATGGTGGCCGCGAAGTTCGGGCCGTGCGCGCCGTAGAGCCAGGCGGTGCGCACGACGTAGCCGGTGCGCGGCAGCAGTTCGAGGACTGCCCGCTCCCCCGCCAGTTTGCTCCGCCCGTACGCGTTGACGGGCCCCGTCGGCGCGTCTTCGGGGTACGGCCGACGGCCGTCGCCCGGGAACACGTAGTCGGTGGAGATGTGGAGCAGGAGCGCGCCGCTGTCCGCGCAGGCGCGTGCGAGGTGGCGGACGCCCGTGCCGTTCACGGCTGTGGCCGCCGCCTCGGACCGCTCGGCGCCGTCGACGTCCGTCCAGGCGGCACAGTTGACGACCACTCGGTGGCCGGTGACGGCGGCGCGGACGGCTGTCGGGTCGGTGATGTCGAGCCTGTCTCGGCTCAGTCCCGTGACCTCGGCGTCCGGATCGCCGGCGAGCTCGGCCAGCACGTCCTGGCCGAGGAGCCCGCGTGCGCCGGTCACCAGCCAGCTGGTTGTCATCGCAGCTCGGCCCTCTCCTTGAGCGGCTCCCACCAGGAGCGGTGTGCGCGGTACCAGGCGACCGTGGCGGCCAGGCCCTCCGTGAAGGACACCTGCGGGGCGTAGCCGAGCTGCTCACGGATCTTGCTGTCGTCCAGCGAGTAGCGCAGGTCGTGGCCTTTGCGGTCGGCCACGTACTCGACCCGGTCCCAGCCGGCGCCGACCGCGTCCAGCAGCAGGCCGGTGAGCTTGTGGTTGCTCAGCTCGGTCCCGCCGCCGATGTGGTAAACCTCTCCGGCCCTTCCGCCCTTCAGGACCAGTTCGATGCCCTGGCAGTGGTCGGAGACGTGCAGCCAGTCGCGGATGTTGCGGCCGTCTCCGTACAGGGGGACCGTGTTCCCGTCGATCAGGTTGGTGATGAAGAGCGGGATGGCCTTCTCGGGGAACTGGTACGGCCCGTAGTTGTTGGTGCACCGGGTGACCACCACGTCGAGGCCGTGGGTGCGGTGGTAGGCGAGCGCCAGCAGGTCGGAGCCGGCTTTCGACGCGGAGTACGGGGAGTTCGGCGCCAAAGGCCACCCTTCGGTCCATGAGCCTTCGCTGATCGAGCCGTAGACCTCGTCGGTGGAGACGTGCACGAATCGGCCGACACCGTGCCGGCGGGCCGCGTCCAAAAGCACCTGCGTGCCCATCACATTGCTGCGAACGAACGGACCGGCCCCGTAGATCGACCGGTCCACGTGCGACTCGGCGGCGAAATGGACCACCGCGTCCTGGCCCGTCATCACCTGGTCGACCACGTCCGGCTCGCAGATGTCGCCCCGGACAAGGGTGTAGCCCGAATGTTCCGACACCGGTGCCAGATTGGCCTCGACCCCCGAGTAGGTGAGTTTGTCGAGGACGGTGATCCGCGCTGTCGGATCCGATTCCAGCCGTCGGCGGACGTATTCCGAACCGATGAATCCGGCGCCGCCGGTCACAAGGATGCGCATAGTTCTCCGAGTTTTCTTGCTGCCCGGCGTTCAGCACCGGGGGTGTGACTGGTCACCCAAGTATCTGCGCCACTTACGCTACTCAGGGCTGCAGCATCTCCCAGGCAGGCAGGACCGATTCACGCTGGTGTTGTCGATTACGAGCCGGCGCATTCCTCGATTCCGCGGGCGCGGGCAGAATGCGGACGGTGCCCGCCAGGCCGAAGCCTCGCGGGCACCGTCGTTCATTCCCAGGTAAAGCGGGCGGCCGGTACGGCACCGCCGCTCACATGGGAGTCACGGGCCAGGAACCGGGCTGCAGACCGCGAAGGCCTGGATGGTGCCAGTGCTCGGGAATTGGCCGGCGGCCTGCCATCCGTCGGTCGGGGAGCTCTTGAACGGGGTACTCCTAAGCGTCATGGAGACGACGTTGGGAGGGCCCTCGATGTATCCGCCGCCGGTGACGACATCGTTGCCGATGCAGAAGGCTTCCGACGAGACAGTGGTCCCGCCCAACCCGGAAACCACCTCGCCGGGCACGACGTAGGTGGAAATCGAGCCCACGCCCGACGCACCCTGGCTACCCTGCGCGCCCTGCGCGCCCTGGGCACCCTGCGCGCCCTGAGCACCCTGCGCGCCCTGAGCACCCTGCACGCCTGCGCCCGTTGCGCCCTGGGCACCCTGCGCGCCCTGAGCACCCTGGACACCCACACCGTTGGCGCCCTGCGCGCCCTGAGCGCCCTGAGCGCCCTGCGGACCCTGCGGACCCCGCGGACCCTGCGCGCCCTGCGGACCCCGCGCGCCCTGCGGACCCCGCTTGCCTTCCTTGCCCGGCTTGCCCTGGGCCCCCTGGGGGCCCCGGTCGCCCCGGTCGCCGCTCTTTTCTTTTTCACCGTACGAGCTGACAGTGGTGTCGACGCCCGACCTGTCGATCGCGTCGGCGATGGCCACCGAGCTCGGCGCAGCGTTGAGCACCACCGCGAGAGCGCCCGCCGACACCAGCGTGGCGGACCTCAGGCGTGAACTTCGAATCGTTCTACGGTTCAAGAGAACCTTCCTCAGGAACTGGGAGGGAATCAGGCCGCAAGCGCGCGCACCCGGTGCGCTTTATTCGCATGCGCGTCACGTCGCCTTTGGCTACGGACAAAGCCATTCTTAATCTCTCGGCAATCGAATGGTCACGGATCACGCCACGACTTGCGCGAGGATCACCCGTGCGGCCTCAGTGGACCTACATTCTCCGTGTCTTCCTCGCAGATTCCTTTGGCGAGCCCTCTGCGATACGCGGTGCAGCCCTCGAAGGAAGGCAGCAGACCTTGTCGCCCGGCTTCCTCCAGCGTGGGCGCAGTGGCGTCCTTGTCGGAAAGGTGCGGGGCGAGTTCCTCGGGCCAGGCGATGGCCAACTCGGGGTCGAGCGGGTTGATCCCGTGTTCGCGCTGCGGCGCGTATCCCTGTGAACAGAGGTATACGACGGTGGAATTGTCCTCCAGCGCCATGAAGGCGTGGCCCAGCCCTTCCGAGATGTACACGCAGCGGTGCGTCGTGTCGTCGAGTCTGACCGCCTCCCACCTCCCGAAGCTCGGAGAACCGGTGCGGATGTCGACCACCACGTCGAGGACGGCGCCGCTGACGCAAGTGACGTACTTGGCCTGGCCCGGTGGGACCGATGCGTAGTGGATGCCGCGGAGGGTGCCGATAACGGAGCGGGAGCAGTTGGCCTGCTCGAGTCGGAGCCCCTGGCCGATGGAATCACGAAACCCTTCACTCTTGAACCACTCGTGGAATCTGCCCCTGCCGTCCGCGAACACCTTGGGCGTGTCTACCCAGGCCCCTTCGATACCCAGTGGCTCCATGTGAATGCTCCTTTTCGCCGCACAGTCGGTTCAGGGCCGGCCCAGGGGTTCTTCGTGGCGCGATCCCCCGCCTCTCTGGGGCACGACGACATATCGGTAGTCCTCCAGCAGTCCCAGCAGATAGTGGCCGTACCCGCTCTTCAGCAGGGGCTGGGCCAGTTCCCGGAGCCGGTCGTCATCGATCAGGCCGGCACGCCACACCGCTTCCTCCACGCATCCGACCTTGAAGCCCTGGCGCTCCTCGATCACCCGGACGAACTCCGAAGCCTGCATCATGGAGGTGAAGGTCCCGGTGTCCAGCCAGGCGGTGCCGCGGTCCAGTCGCGTGACGTGCAGCGTCCCGGCCTCCAGATAGACCCGGTTGAGGTCGGAGATCTCCAACTCGCCCCGGGCGCTGGGCCGCAGACCGCGGGCGATGTCCACGACGTGATGGTCGTAGAAGTAGAGGCCGGGCACGGCGTAGCGGGACTTCGGCCGGGCCGGTTTCTCCTCGATGGACAGCGCCATGCCCGACTCGTCGAATTCCACCACGCCGTAGGCCGAGGGGTTGACGACCTGGTAGGCGAACACCCTGCCGCCCTTGAGGTCGTCGTCGTGGCGGGCCAACCGGGTGCCGAGGCCGCTCCCGTGGAAGATGTTGTCGCCCAGGATCAGGGCCACCGACTCGCTGCCGATGAAGTCGGCCCCCAGGAGGAAGGCCTGGGCGATGCCCTCCGGACGCTCCTGCGCCATGTACTCGAGCCGCAGGCCCAGTTGACTGCCGTCGCCGAGCAAGCGGCGGAACTGGTACTGGTCTTGAGGGGTGGTGATGATCAGGATCTCGTGGACACCGGCCATCACCAGCGTGGAAAGCGGGTAATAGATCATCGGTTTGTCGAAAACCGGCAGCAGTTGCTTCGACACAGAGTGGGTCAGTGGCCACAGTCGCGAGCCGGTGCCCCCGGCCAGGAGAATTCCTCGCATGGCAGCACCCTAGGCGAAATGCCCATAAACGCCGGTTTGTTACACGTCGCTAAGGGGTGTTTCGGACATACTGATCGCCGCCGCGCCCGGACGCCGTCCGCACGGCGCGATCGAGCGCGACCTGAACGGAGTCCGGAATGCCCGACACAGCCGCCGAGGCCCCCCGCCGGCACACCGCCGATTCGACCGTGCTGGCGCTGGCCGCATACACCACGGTGACGGTAGCCCTCCTGGTCCGTGTGCTTCTGCTGCCCGGCGAGTCGGGCGACTATGTCACCTTTCTCGAGCCCTGGTACTGGCACATCGTGAGCCACGGCGGGTTCCACGCTCTCGCTGACCCCAGCTTCTCGGACTACAACGTCCCCTACCTCTATCTGATGGCCGCGCTGACCTACCTGCCGCTGTCGTCGCTGGTGGGCATCAAGTGTGTCTCGATGCTGTTCGACCTGGCGCTGGCGTACTACGCCTTCCGCATGGTGTCCCTGTTGCGGCCCACGCACCGCTGGGCGGCCATCGGCGCGGCCGCGGTCGTACTCTTCCTGCCCACTGTCGTCACCAACAGCGGTTGGTGGGGGCAGTGCGACGCCGTCTACACGGCCTTCCTGGTCGGTGGGGTCCACTACGTGCTGCGCCACCGGCCGTGGTGGGCGTGCACGTTCTTCGGGATCGCGCTGGCGTTCAAGTTCCAGGCCGTTTTCCTCTTCCCCTTCCTGCTCGTACTGGTGCTGGTGGGACGGGTGCCGTGGCGGTGCCTGCTCGCCGTTCCCGCGGCGTACCTCGCACTCGCTGTCCCGGCCCTCGTGATCGGCGCCGACCCGGGGCGGCTGCTGACGGTCTACGCCCGGCAGACGGACACGTACCACTTCCTCACCGTCAACGCGCCGTCCGTCTACCAGTTCGTGTCGGTGCCAGGTGACCCCAACCCCGTGCGCAGCGCGGGCGTTCTGGTCGCGGGGGTGCTGGTGTCGCTCCTGATGGGGCTGGCGGTCTGGTCCCTGCGGCGCGGCCGACGCGGCGTGCCGGACTCCGGCCTTCGCGTGCCGGCACTCACGGACACCCGGATCGTGTTGCTGGCCACCTGCTCCGCGATCGTGGTGCCGTTCCTGCTGCCCTCGATGCACGAGCGGTACTTCTACGTCGCAGACGTGTTCACCGTGATGGCCGCGTTCCTGCGGCCCCGGCAGCTTTGGTACGTGCCGGTGCTGGTGCAGCTCGCCTCGTTCGGCAGTTACCTGGTGTGCGTTGCCCCGCGCGTGGCTCCGTA
This genomic interval from Streptomyces dengpaensis contains the following:
- a CDS encoding glycosyltransferase 87 family protein, with amino-acid sequence MPDTAAEAPRRHTADSTVLALAAYTTVTVALLVRVLLLPGESGDYVTFLEPWYWHIVSHGGFHALADPSFSDYNVPYLYLMAALTYLPLSSLVGIKCVSMLFDLALAYYAFRMVSLLRPTHRWAAIGAAAVVLFLPTVVTNSGWWGQCDAVYTAFLVGGVHYVLRHRPWWACTFFGIALAFKFQAVFLFPFLLVLVLVGRVPWRCLLAVPAAYLALAVPALVIGADPGRLLTVYARQTDTYHFLTVNAPSVYQFVSVPGDPNPVRSAGVLVAGVLVSLLMGLAVWSLRRGRRGVPDSGLRVPALTDTRIVLLATCSAIVVPFLLPSMHERYFYVADVFTVMAAFLRPRQLWYVPVLVQLASFGSYLVCVAPRVAPYLSMPAHGVLMLLALMAVLRTTVHEFRHGPEAPSMPGQPVAGRTTSEPART
- the rfbD gene encoding dTDP-4-dehydrorhamnose reductase → MTTSWLVTGARGLLGQDVLAELAGDPDAEVTGLSRDRLDITDPTAVRAAVTGHRVVVNCAAWTDVDGAERSEAAATAVNGTGVRHLARACADSGALLLHISTDYVFPGDGRRPYPEDAPTGPVNAYGRSKLAGERAVLELLPRTGYVVRTAWLYGAHGPNFAATMLELASRHETLDVVADQHGQPTWSRALARQLAALGSAALTGQAPAGIYHGTAAGRTTWCGLARETFRLSGLDPERIRPVGSDKFPRPAARPAFGVLGHGNWLRAGLAPLPPWDDQLVAALKEPAFAGSAAAARASARHR
- a CDS encoding dTDP-4-dehydrorhamnose 3,5-epimerase family protein, coding for MEPLGIEGAWVDTPKVFADGRGRFHEWFKSEGFRDSIGQGLRLEQANCSRSVIGTLRGIHYASVPPGQAKYVTCVSGAVLDVVVDIRTGSPSFGRWEAVRLDDTTHRCVYISEGLGHAFMALEDNSTVVYLCSQGYAPQREHGINPLDPELAIAWPEELAPHLSDKDATAPTLEEAGRQGLLPSFEGCTAYRRGLAKGICEEDTENVGPLRPHG
- the rfbB gene encoding dTDP-glucose 4,6-dehydratase, whose amino-acid sequence is MRILVTGGAGFIGSEYVRRRLESDPTARITVLDKLTYSGVEANLAPVSEHSGYTLVRGDICEPDVVDQVMTGQDAVVHFAAESHVDRSIYGAGPFVRSNVMGTQVLLDAARRHGVGRFVHVSTDEVYGSISEGSWTEGWPLAPNSPYSASKAGSDLLALAYHRTHGLDVVVTRCTNNYGPYQFPEKAIPLFITNLIDGNTVPLYGDGRNIRDWLHVSDHCQGIELVLKGGRAGEVYHIGGGTELSNHKLTGLLLDAVGAGWDRVEYVADRKGHDLRYSLDDSKIREQLGYAPQVSFTEGLAATVAWYRAHRSWWEPLKERAELR
- the rfbA gene encoding glucose-1-phosphate thymidylyltransferase RfbA yields the protein MRGILLAGGTGSRLWPLTHSVSKQLLPVFDKPMIYYPLSTLVMAGVHEILIITTPQDQYQFRRLLGDGSQLGLRLEYMAQERPEGIAQAFLLGADFIGSESVALILGDNIFHGSGLGTRLARHDDDLKGGRVFAYQVVNPSAYGVVEFDESGMALSIEEKPARPKSRYAVPGLYFYDHHVVDIARGLRPSARGELEISDLNRVYLEAGTLHVTRLDRGTAWLDTGTFTSMMQASEFVRVIEERQGFKVGCVEEAVWRAGLIDDDRLRELAQPLLKSGYGHYLLGLLEDYRYVVVPQRGGGSRHEEPLGRP